One Anser cygnoides isolate HZ-2024a breed goose chromosome 6, Taihu_goose_T2T_genome, whole genome shotgun sequence genomic region harbors:
- the SF3B1 gene encoding splicing factor 3B subunit 1 isoform X1, producing MAKIAKTHEDIEAQIREIQGKKPALDEAQGVGLDSTGYYDQEIYGGSDSRFAGYVTSIAATELEDDDDDYPSTSLLGQKKPGYHAPVALLNDIPQSTEQYDPFAEHRPQKIADREDEYKKHRRMMIISPERLDPFADGGKTPDPKMNARTYMDVMREQHLTKEEREIRQQLAEKAKAGELKVVNGASSQPPSKRKRRWDQTADQTPGATPKKLSSWDQAETPGHTPSLRWDETPGRAKGSETPGATPGSKIWDPTPSHTPAGAATPGRDTPGHATPGHGGATSSARKNRWDETPKTERDTPGHGSGWAETPRTDRGGDSIGETPTPGASKRKSRWDETPASQMGGSTPVLTPGKTPIGTPAMNMATPTPGHIMSMTPEQLQAWRWEREIDERNRPLSDEELDAMFPEGYKVLPPPAGYVPIRTPARKLTATPTPLGGMTGFHMQTEDRTMKSVNDQPSGNLPFLKPDDIQYFDKLLVDVDESTLSPEEQKERKIMKLLLKIKNGTPPMRKAALRQITDKAREFGAGPLFNQILPLLMSPTLEDQERHLLVKVIDRILYKLDDLVRPYVHKILVVIEPLLIDEDYYARVEGREIISNLAKAAGLATMISTMRPDIDNMDEYVRNTTARAFAVVASALGIPSLLPFLKAVCKSKKSWQARHTGIKIVQQIAILMGCAILPHLRSLVEIIEHGLVDEQQKVRTISALAIAALAEAATPYGIESFDSVLKPLWKGIRQHRGKGLAAFLKAIGYLIPLMDAEYANYYTREVMLILIREFQSPDEEMKKIVLKVVKQCCGTDGVEANYIKTEILPPFFKHFWQHRMALDRRNYRQLVDTTVELANKVGAAEIISRIVDDLKDEAEQYRKMVMETIEKIMGNLGAADIDHKLEEQLIDGILYAFQEQTTEDSVMLNGFGTVVNALGKRVKPYLPQICGTVLWRLNNKSAKVRQQAADLISRTAVVMKTCQEEKLMGHLGVVLYEYLGEEYPEVLGSILGALKAIVNVIGMHKMTPPIKDLLPRLTPILKNRHEKVQENCIDLVGRIADRGAEYVSAREWMRICFELLELLKAHKKAIRRATVNTFGYIAKAIGPHDVLATLLNNLKVQERQNRVCTTVAIAIVAETCSPFTVLPALMNEYRVPELNVQNGVLKSLSFLFEYIGEMGKDYIYAVTPLLEDALMDRDLVHRQTASAVVQHMSLGVYGFGCEDSLNHLLNYVWPNVFETSPHVIQAVMGALEGLRVAIGPCRMLQYCLQGLFHPARKVRDVYWKIYNSIYIGSQDALIAHYPRIYNDEKNTYIRYELDYIL from the exons ATATTGAAGCACAAATTCGagaaattcaaggaaaaaagcCTGCTCTTGATGAAGCACAAGGAGTAGGCCTTGATTCCACAGGATATTATGATCAAGAAATCTATGGTGGCAGTGACAGCAGGTTTGCTGGATATGTAACTTCTATTGCAGCAACTGAATTGGAAGAT GATGATGATGACTACCCTTCTACAAGCTTGCTTGGCCAGAAGAAGCCAGGATACCATGCTCCAGTGGCATTGCTTAATGACATCCCGCAGTCAACTGAACAG taTGATCCTTTTGCAGAACACCGTCCGCAAAAGATTGCAGATCGGGAAGATGAGTACAAAAAGCACAGGCGGATGATGATAATTTCCCCTGAGCGTCTTGATCCTTTTGCAGATG GAGGGAAGACACCAGATCCTAAAATGAATGCCAGAACATACATGGATGTCATGCGTGAACAGCATTTAACAAAAGAAGAG AGAGAAATTAGGCAGCAGCTAGCTGAAAAAGCTAAAGCTGGAGAGCTTAAAGTCGTCAATGGAGCCTCATCTCAGCCACCTTCAAAACGCAAGCGGCGTTGGGATCAGACAGCTGATCAGACTCCTGGTGCTACACCTAAAAAATTATCCAGTTGGGATCAAGCAGAG ACTCCTGGACATACACCATCTCTGCGCTGGGATGAAACCCCAGGCCGCGCAAAGGGCAGCGAAACTCCTGGTGCCACCCCAGGCTCAAAAATATGGGATCCTACTCCCAGTCATACACCAGCAGGGGCTGCAACACCTGGACGGGACACACCTGGTCATGCAACACCAGGCCATGGAGGTGCCACTTCCAGCGCACGTAAAAATCGATGGGATGAAACACCTAAAACAGAAAGAG ataCTCCAGGACACGGCAGTGGATGGGCTGAGACTCCTCGTACAGATAGAGGTGGTGATTCCATTGGTGAGACACCAACCCCAGGAGCAAGTAAAAGAAAGTCACGATGGGATGAAACACCTGCTAGCCAGATGGGTGGCAGCACTCCTGTGCTGACACCTGGCAAAACACCCATTGGTACACCAGCTATGAACATGGCAACTCCGACACCAG GTCATATCATGAGCATGACTCCTGAACAGCTGCAGGCTTGGCGTTGGGAGAGGGAAATTGATGAGAGAAATAGACCACTGTCTGATGAGGAATTGGACGCTATGTTCCCAGAAGGATATAAG GTTCTTCCCCCGCCAGCTGGGTATGTACCCATTCGCACTCCAGCCCGTAAGCTTACAGCAACTCCAACGCCTTTGGGTGGTATGACTGGATTCCACATGCAAACGGAAGACCGTACTATGAAGAGCGTCAATGACCAGCCATCTGGCAATCTTCCTTTCCTAAAACCAGATGATATCCAATACTTTGATAAACTTCTG GTTGATGTTGATGAGTCAACTCTGAGTCCTGAAGaacagaaggagaggaagataatgaaattacttctgaaaataaagaatggCACGCCTCCCATGAGAAAG gctGCTTTGCGACAAATTACTGATAAAGCTCGGGAGTTTGGTGCAGGACCATTGTTTAACCAGATTCTGCCTCTGCTGATGTCACCAACGCTTGAAGATCAGGAGCGTCACTTGCTTGTCAAAGTCATAGACAGAATTCTCTACAAACTGGATGATTTGGTCCGACCATATGTACACAAG atcctTGTTGTCATTGAACCACTGCTGATTGATGAAGACTATTATGCCAGAGTGGAAGgcagagaaattatttcaaacttGGCGAAG gctGCTGGTTTGGCAACAATGATCTCTACAATGCGTCCTGATATTGATAACATGGATGAATATGTCCGAAACACAACAGCTCGAGCCTTTGCTGTTGTTGCCTCTGCTTTGGGCATTCCTTCTCTGTTACCGTTCTTGAAAGCTGTCTGTAAAAGCAAAAAGTCCTGGCAGGCTAGGCATACTGGCATCAAGATTGTGCAGCAAATTGCTATTCTTATGGGTTGTGCTATCTTGCCTCATCTCAGGAGCTTGGTTGAAATTATTGAACATG GTCTTGTGGATGAACAGCAGAAAGTTCGTACCATCAGTGCTTTGGCTATTGCTGCTTTGGCTGAGGCAGCTACTCCCTATGGTATTGAATCATTTGATTCTGTTCTGAAGCCTTTATGGAAGGGTATACGTCAACACAGAGGAAAG GGTTTGGCTGCCTTTTTGAAGGCTATTGGTTATTTGATCCCACTTATGGATGCTGAGTATGCGAACTATTACACCAGAGAAGTCATGCTAATTCTTATCAGAGAGTTCCAGTCTCCTgatgaagagatgaaaaaaattgtattgAAG GTGGTCAAGCAGTGTTGTGGTACGGATGGTGTTGAAGCAAACTACATTAAAACGGAGATCTTGCCACcatttttcaaacacttttgGCAGCACAGAATGGCATTGGACAGGAGAAATTACAGACAG TTGGTTGATACAACAGTGGAGCTGGCAAATAAAGTTGGAGCAGCTGAAATTATTTCTAGAATTGTGGATGATCTGAAAGATGAGGCTGAGCAGTACAGAAAAATGGTCATGGAAACAATTGAAAAGATAATGGGAAATCTGGGTGCGGCAGACATTGATCATAAACTGGAAGAACAACTTATTGATGGTATCTTGTACGCCTTTCAAGAACAGACCACAGAG GATTCTGTGATGCTGAATGGTTTTGGCACAGTGGTTAATGCTCTAGGCAAAAGAGTTAAGCCCTACTTGCCACAAATCTGTGGTACTGTTTTGTGGCGTTTGAACAACAAATCGGCTAAAGTTCGGCAGCAGGCTGCTGACCTGATCTCTCGTACTGCAGTTGTCATGAAGACTTGTCAAGAG GAAAAACTGATGGGACATTTGGGAGTTGTGTTGTATGAGTACCTGGGTGAAGAATATCCTGAAGTATTGGGCAGCATACTTGGAGCGCTTAAGGCTATTGTGAATGTTATAG GTATGCACAAGATGACACCACCTATCAAAGATCTGCTGCCACGGCTTACGCCTATTTTGAAGAACAGACATGAGAAAGTACAGGAGAATTGTATTGATCTTGTTGGGCGAATTGCAGACCG aGGTGCAGAATATGTTTCCGCAAGAGAATGGATGAGGATCTGCTTTGAACTGCTTGAATTATTAAAAGCTCACAAGAAGGCTATTCGAAGAGCCACAGTAAACACTTTTGGCTATATTGCGAAAGCTATTGG ACCTCATGATGTATTGGCTACACTGCTAAATAACTTGAAAGTACAGGAAAGACAGAACAGAGTATGTACTACAGTAGCAATTGCTATTGTAGCTGAAACATGCTCCCCTTTCACAGTGCTGCCTGCACTCATGAATGAATACAGAGTTCCAGAACTGAATGTCCAGAATGGTGTGTTaaaatctctttctttcctgtttgaatACATTGGAGAGATGGGGAAAGATTACATTTATGCTGTTACACCATTGCTTGAGGATGCTTTAATGGACAG ggaTCTTGTACACAGGCAGACAGCCAGTGCCGTGGTGCAGCACATGTCTCTTGGTGTCTATGGGTTTGGCTGTGAAGATTCTCTTAATCATTTGTTAAATTACGTATGGCCTAATGTGTTTGAAACCTCCCCACACGTCATTCAGGCAGTTATGGGAGCTCTGGAGGGCCTCAGAGTTGCTATTGGTCCGTGCAGAATGTTGCAGTATTGTTTACAG ggTTTGTTTCACCCTGCCCGGAAAGTCAGAGATGTCTACTGGAAGATTTATAATTCCATCTATATTGGATCACAGGATGCTCTGATAGCACATTATCCAAGAATCTATAATGATGAAAAGAACACCTACATTCGTTATGAGCTTGACTACATCTTATAA
- the SF3B1 gene encoding splicing factor 3B subunit 1 isoform X2, whose amino-acid sequence MNARTYMDVMREQHLTKEEREIRQQLAEKAKAGELKVVNGASSQPPSKRKRRWDQTADQTPGATPKKLSSWDQAETPGHTPSLRWDETPGRAKGSETPGATPGSKIWDPTPSHTPAGAATPGRDTPGHATPGHGGATSSARKNRWDETPKTERDTPGHGSGWAETPRTDRGGDSIGETPTPGASKRKSRWDETPASQMGGSTPVLTPGKTPIGTPAMNMATPTPGHIMSMTPEQLQAWRWEREIDERNRPLSDEELDAMFPEGYKVLPPPAGYVPIRTPARKLTATPTPLGGMTGFHMQTEDRTMKSVNDQPSGNLPFLKPDDIQYFDKLLVDVDESTLSPEEQKERKIMKLLLKIKNGTPPMRKAALRQITDKAREFGAGPLFNQILPLLMSPTLEDQERHLLVKVIDRILYKLDDLVRPYVHKILVVIEPLLIDEDYYARVEGREIISNLAKAAGLATMISTMRPDIDNMDEYVRNTTARAFAVVASALGIPSLLPFLKAVCKSKKSWQARHTGIKIVQQIAILMGCAILPHLRSLVEIIEHGLVDEQQKVRTISALAIAALAEAATPYGIESFDSVLKPLWKGIRQHRGKGLAAFLKAIGYLIPLMDAEYANYYTREVMLILIREFQSPDEEMKKIVLKVVKQCCGTDGVEANYIKTEILPPFFKHFWQHRMALDRRNYRQLVDTTVELANKVGAAEIISRIVDDLKDEAEQYRKMVMETIEKIMGNLGAADIDHKLEEQLIDGILYAFQEQTTEDSVMLNGFGTVVNALGKRVKPYLPQICGTVLWRLNNKSAKVRQQAADLISRTAVVMKTCQEEKLMGHLGVVLYEYLGEEYPEVLGSILGALKAIVNVIGMHKMTPPIKDLLPRLTPILKNRHEKVQENCIDLVGRIADRGAEYVSAREWMRICFELLELLKAHKKAIRRATVNTFGYIAKAIGPHDVLATLLNNLKVQERQNRVCTTVAIAIVAETCSPFTVLPALMNEYRVPELNVQNGVLKSLSFLFEYIGEMGKDYIYAVTPLLEDALMDRDLVHRQTASAVVQHMSLGVYGFGCEDSLNHLLNYVWPNVFETSPHVIQAVMGALEGLRVAIGPCRMLQYCLQGLFHPARKVRDVYWKIYNSIYIGSQDALIAHYPRIYNDEKNTYIRYELDYIL is encoded by the exons ATGAATGCCAGAACATACATGGATGTCATGCGTGAACAGCATTTAACAAAAGAAGAG AGAGAAATTAGGCAGCAGCTAGCTGAAAAAGCTAAAGCTGGAGAGCTTAAAGTCGTCAATGGAGCCTCATCTCAGCCACCTTCAAAACGCAAGCGGCGTTGGGATCAGACAGCTGATCAGACTCCTGGTGCTACACCTAAAAAATTATCCAGTTGGGATCAAGCAGAG ACTCCTGGACATACACCATCTCTGCGCTGGGATGAAACCCCAGGCCGCGCAAAGGGCAGCGAAACTCCTGGTGCCACCCCAGGCTCAAAAATATGGGATCCTACTCCCAGTCATACACCAGCAGGGGCTGCAACACCTGGACGGGACACACCTGGTCATGCAACACCAGGCCATGGAGGTGCCACTTCCAGCGCACGTAAAAATCGATGGGATGAAACACCTAAAACAGAAAGAG ataCTCCAGGACACGGCAGTGGATGGGCTGAGACTCCTCGTACAGATAGAGGTGGTGATTCCATTGGTGAGACACCAACCCCAGGAGCAAGTAAAAGAAAGTCACGATGGGATGAAACACCTGCTAGCCAGATGGGTGGCAGCACTCCTGTGCTGACACCTGGCAAAACACCCATTGGTACACCAGCTATGAACATGGCAACTCCGACACCAG GTCATATCATGAGCATGACTCCTGAACAGCTGCAGGCTTGGCGTTGGGAGAGGGAAATTGATGAGAGAAATAGACCACTGTCTGATGAGGAATTGGACGCTATGTTCCCAGAAGGATATAAG GTTCTTCCCCCGCCAGCTGGGTATGTACCCATTCGCACTCCAGCCCGTAAGCTTACAGCAACTCCAACGCCTTTGGGTGGTATGACTGGATTCCACATGCAAACGGAAGACCGTACTATGAAGAGCGTCAATGACCAGCCATCTGGCAATCTTCCTTTCCTAAAACCAGATGATATCCAATACTTTGATAAACTTCTG GTTGATGTTGATGAGTCAACTCTGAGTCCTGAAGaacagaaggagaggaagataatgaaattacttctgaaaataaagaatggCACGCCTCCCATGAGAAAG gctGCTTTGCGACAAATTACTGATAAAGCTCGGGAGTTTGGTGCAGGACCATTGTTTAACCAGATTCTGCCTCTGCTGATGTCACCAACGCTTGAAGATCAGGAGCGTCACTTGCTTGTCAAAGTCATAGACAGAATTCTCTACAAACTGGATGATTTGGTCCGACCATATGTACACAAG atcctTGTTGTCATTGAACCACTGCTGATTGATGAAGACTATTATGCCAGAGTGGAAGgcagagaaattatttcaaacttGGCGAAG gctGCTGGTTTGGCAACAATGATCTCTACAATGCGTCCTGATATTGATAACATGGATGAATATGTCCGAAACACAACAGCTCGAGCCTTTGCTGTTGTTGCCTCTGCTTTGGGCATTCCTTCTCTGTTACCGTTCTTGAAAGCTGTCTGTAAAAGCAAAAAGTCCTGGCAGGCTAGGCATACTGGCATCAAGATTGTGCAGCAAATTGCTATTCTTATGGGTTGTGCTATCTTGCCTCATCTCAGGAGCTTGGTTGAAATTATTGAACATG GTCTTGTGGATGAACAGCAGAAAGTTCGTACCATCAGTGCTTTGGCTATTGCTGCTTTGGCTGAGGCAGCTACTCCCTATGGTATTGAATCATTTGATTCTGTTCTGAAGCCTTTATGGAAGGGTATACGTCAACACAGAGGAAAG GGTTTGGCTGCCTTTTTGAAGGCTATTGGTTATTTGATCCCACTTATGGATGCTGAGTATGCGAACTATTACACCAGAGAAGTCATGCTAATTCTTATCAGAGAGTTCCAGTCTCCTgatgaagagatgaaaaaaattgtattgAAG GTGGTCAAGCAGTGTTGTGGTACGGATGGTGTTGAAGCAAACTACATTAAAACGGAGATCTTGCCACcatttttcaaacacttttgGCAGCACAGAATGGCATTGGACAGGAGAAATTACAGACAG TTGGTTGATACAACAGTGGAGCTGGCAAATAAAGTTGGAGCAGCTGAAATTATTTCTAGAATTGTGGATGATCTGAAAGATGAGGCTGAGCAGTACAGAAAAATGGTCATGGAAACAATTGAAAAGATAATGGGAAATCTGGGTGCGGCAGACATTGATCATAAACTGGAAGAACAACTTATTGATGGTATCTTGTACGCCTTTCAAGAACAGACCACAGAG GATTCTGTGATGCTGAATGGTTTTGGCACAGTGGTTAATGCTCTAGGCAAAAGAGTTAAGCCCTACTTGCCACAAATCTGTGGTACTGTTTTGTGGCGTTTGAACAACAAATCGGCTAAAGTTCGGCAGCAGGCTGCTGACCTGATCTCTCGTACTGCAGTTGTCATGAAGACTTGTCAAGAG GAAAAACTGATGGGACATTTGGGAGTTGTGTTGTATGAGTACCTGGGTGAAGAATATCCTGAAGTATTGGGCAGCATACTTGGAGCGCTTAAGGCTATTGTGAATGTTATAG GTATGCACAAGATGACACCACCTATCAAAGATCTGCTGCCACGGCTTACGCCTATTTTGAAGAACAGACATGAGAAAGTACAGGAGAATTGTATTGATCTTGTTGGGCGAATTGCAGACCG aGGTGCAGAATATGTTTCCGCAAGAGAATGGATGAGGATCTGCTTTGAACTGCTTGAATTATTAAAAGCTCACAAGAAGGCTATTCGAAGAGCCACAGTAAACACTTTTGGCTATATTGCGAAAGCTATTGG ACCTCATGATGTATTGGCTACACTGCTAAATAACTTGAAAGTACAGGAAAGACAGAACAGAGTATGTACTACAGTAGCAATTGCTATTGTAGCTGAAACATGCTCCCCTTTCACAGTGCTGCCTGCACTCATGAATGAATACAGAGTTCCAGAACTGAATGTCCAGAATGGTGTGTTaaaatctctttctttcctgtttgaatACATTGGAGAGATGGGGAAAGATTACATTTATGCTGTTACACCATTGCTTGAGGATGCTTTAATGGACAG ggaTCTTGTACACAGGCAGACAGCCAGTGCCGTGGTGCAGCACATGTCTCTTGGTGTCTATGGGTTTGGCTGTGAAGATTCTCTTAATCATTTGTTAAATTACGTATGGCCTAATGTGTTTGAAACCTCCCCACACGTCATTCAGGCAGTTATGGGAGCTCTGGAGGGCCTCAGAGTTGCTATTGGTCCGTGCAGAATGTTGCAGTATTGTTTACAG ggTTTGTTTCACCCTGCCCGGAAAGTCAGAGATGTCTACTGGAAGATTTATAATTCCATCTATATTGGATCACAGGATGCTCTGATAGCACATTATCCAAGAATCTATAATGATGAAAAGAACACCTACATTCGTTATGAGCTTGACTACATCTTATAA